A part of Actinoallomurus bryophytorum genomic DNA contains:
- a CDS encoding response regulator transcription factor: protein MVSTDRPVRVLVADDDAFVRSALTTMLSANDGTSVVATAGDGAQVIAAVDRYHPDIVLMDIRMPGMDGLAATERLCVRAAAPRIIILTTFDADEYVMRALRAGAAGFLLKDCAPDELFRAIETVAGGDAMLSPAVTRRLLAQISDPARAERRSRAREALARLSDRERDVAYAVGRGRSNAEISAELFLSTATVKTHVSSVLSKLGVGNRVEVALIVHDSEPA from the coding sequence ATGGTGTCCACGGACCGGCCGGTGCGTGTGCTCGTCGCCGACGACGACGCGTTCGTCCGCTCGGCCCTCACCACCATGCTGTCCGCCAACGACGGCACGTCGGTGGTGGCCACCGCCGGCGACGGCGCCCAGGTCATCGCGGCGGTGGACCGGTATCACCCCGACATCGTGCTGATGGACATCAGGATGCCGGGGATGGACGGCCTCGCCGCGACGGAGCGGCTCTGTGTCCGGGCCGCGGCGCCGAGGATCATCATCCTCACCACCTTCGACGCGGACGAGTACGTCATGCGGGCGCTTCGGGCCGGAGCCGCCGGCTTCCTGCTCAAGGACTGCGCGCCCGATGAGCTGTTCCGTGCGATCGAGACCGTGGCCGGCGGAGACGCCATGCTGTCCCCGGCGGTCACCCGGCGGCTGCTCGCCCAGATCAGCGATCCCGCCCGGGCCGAGCGCCGGTCACGTGCACGGGAGGCGCTCGCCCGGCTCAGCGACCGCGAACGTGACGTCGCGTACGCCGTCGGCCGTGGCAGGTCGAACGCCGAGATCAGTGCCGAGCTGTTCCTCAGCACGGCCACGGTCAAGACCCATGTCTCGAGCGTGCTGAGCAAGCTCGGCGTCGGCAACCGGGTCGAGGTCGCGCTCATCGTGCACGACTCCGAGCCGGCCTGA
- a CDS encoding DUF305 domain-containing protein — translation MKRTMSVLVAALALGACGGVDEKDAGHSTAGHPRGAGSVAATAGHNAQDARFVQMMIPHHQQAVAMAEQAAQRASSSKVRRLAARIARDQDPQIHAMTGWLKEWGTPMPSPGGMHMGDGMMSDADMKRLGALSGERFDEAFLRMMIEHHHGAVTMARTEQARGSDAEARAMAGSIVTAQSAEIRAMRKLLTAM, via the coding sequence ATGAAACGAACGATGTCCGTGCTGGTCGCCGCGCTCGCTCTCGGCGCCTGCGGCGGCGTGGACGAAAAGGACGCGGGCCACTCGACGGCCGGCCACCCCAGGGGCGCCGGTTCCGTGGCGGCGACGGCCGGGCACAACGCCCAGGACGCGAGGTTCGTGCAGATGATGATTCCGCACCATCAACAGGCGGTCGCCATGGCCGAGCAGGCGGCCCAAAGGGCGTCCTCCTCGAAGGTCAGGCGGCTCGCCGCCCGGATCGCGCGGGACCAGGACCCGCAGATCCATGCGATGACCGGCTGGCTGAAGGAATGGGGGACACCCATGCCCTCGCCAGGCGGCATGCACATGGGCGACGGGATGATGTCCGACGCGGACATGAAGAGGCTCGGCGCGCTGTCCGGCGAGCGGTTCGACGAGGCGTTCCTGCGGATGATGATCGAACATCACCACGGCGCCGTCACCATGGCCAGGACCGAACAGGCCCGCGGCTCCGACGCGGAGGCCAGGGCCATGGCGGGCAGCATCGTGACCGCCCAGTCCGCCGAGATCCGGGCGATGCGGAAGCTGCTCACCGCGATGTAG
- a CDS encoding fumarylacetoacetate hydrolase family protein → MELLRLGPAGQERPAVRHEGAVHDLSPVTTEIDGAFLAAGGVERTRAALREGGLPLLDGAEALRTGPPIARPAAVICIGQNYAAHAAESGNAPPEQPIVFFKHPNTVVGPDDPVTIPRGGTTTDWEVELAAVIGRRAQYLGSAEEALGHVAGYTVGNDVSERRLQMDLSGGQWSKGKSCATFCPLGPALIPADEVDPHGLGLRSWVNGEPRQDSTTGDMIFSVAQIVFDLSRYLVLEPGDVILTGTPEGVALSGRFPYLTAGDVMELEIDGLGRQRQRLVAAS, encoded by the coding sequence ATGGAACTACTTCGTCTCGGCCCGGCGGGACAGGAACGGCCCGCCGTACGGCATGAGGGAGCCGTCCACGACCTGTCGCCGGTCACCACGGAGATCGACGGCGCCTTTCTCGCCGCCGGCGGCGTCGAACGCACCCGAGCCGCCCTGCGCGAGGGCGGGCTGCCGCTGCTGGACGGCGCCGAGGCGCTGCGTACGGGCCCGCCGATCGCGCGGCCCGCGGCCGTCATCTGCATCGGCCAGAACTACGCGGCCCACGCCGCCGAGTCCGGGAACGCCCCGCCCGAACAGCCAATCGTGTTCTTCAAGCACCCCAACACCGTCGTCGGCCCCGACGACCCGGTGACCATCCCACGGGGCGGCACCACGACGGACTGGGAGGTGGAACTGGCCGCCGTCATCGGCCGCCGCGCCCAGTATCTCGGCTCCGCCGAGGAGGCCCTCGGACACGTCGCCGGCTACACGGTGGGCAACGACGTCTCCGAACGGAGGTTGCAGATGGACCTGTCCGGCGGCCAGTGGTCCAAGGGCAAGTCGTGCGCGACGTTCTGCCCGCTGGGACCGGCGCTGATCCCGGCCGACGAGGTGGACCCACACGGGCTCGGGCTCCGCTCCTGGGTCAACGGCGAGCCTCGCCAGGACTCCACCACCGGGGACATGATCTTCTCGGTCGCGCAGATCGTCTTCGACCTGTCCCGGTACCTCGTGCTCGAACCGGGAGACGTCATCCTGACCGGAACCCCCGAGGGCGTCGCACTCTCCGGACGTTTTCCCTATCTCACCGCGGGCGACGTCATGGAGCTGGAGATCGACGGTCTCGGCCGGCAGCGCCAGCGTCTCGTGGCCGCGAGCTGA
- a CDS encoding calcium-binding protein, with protein sequence MSVHRRKHRFSRDAIRVAGGAAALAALPGALSVPAATAKPCYGDCQPGVVRAAGVLKYDAPVGVDDHITIAAGSGFLTVTDTTATFTAGAGCTMVTAHQARCASSNFSIVVRGLDGDDVITNTTSLGAHLMGGAGDDRLVGGSGDDLLTGEFGADVLLGGGGSDTADYSETSIRTGVRADLDGAPGDDGGSEDGPAGSRDTIGADVENLQGTIRDDVLTGNAGPNTLTAVGGHDVLQGLGGGDQLTGRGGGTVDGGDGTDHCISDLTGLPEQPDRFAGCEVTQIVS encoded by the coding sequence ATGTCCGTTCACAGGCGAAAGCACCGTTTCTCGCGCGACGCGATACGCGTCGCCGGGGGTGCGGCGGCGCTGGCGGCCCTGCCGGGCGCGCTGTCCGTACCGGCCGCGACGGCGAAGCCCTGCTACGGCGACTGCCAGCCCGGCGTCGTGCGCGCCGCGGGGGTCCTGAAGTACGACGCGCCGGTGGGCGTGGACGACCACATCACCATCGCCGCCGGCAGTGGGTTCCTCACGGTCACCGACACCACCGCGACCTTCACCGCGGGTGCCGGATGCACGATGGTGACCGCGCACCAGGCGCGGTGTGCCTCATCCAACTTCTCCATCGTCGTACGCGGCCTGGACGGCGACGACGTCATCACGAACACGACGAGCCTCGGCGCGCACCTCATGGGCGGCGCGGGCGACGACCGCCTCGTCGGCGGCTCGGGGGATGACCTGCTGACCGGCGAGTTCGGCGCGGACGTGCTGCTGGGCGGCGGCGGGTCCGACACCGCCGACTACTCCGAAACGTCGATCAGGACCGGCGTACGTGCCGATCTGGACGGCGCGCCGGGCGACGACGGCGGCTCGGAGGACGGCCCCGCGGGGTCCCGTGACACCATCGGCGCGGATGTGGAGAACCTCCAGGGCACCATCCGGGACGACGTACTGACCGGCAACGCGGGCCCGAACACCCTCACGGCCGTGGGCGGCCACGACGTGCTCCAGGGCCTGGGCGGCGGTGACCAGCTCACCGGCCGGGGCGGCGGCACCGTCGACGGCGGCGATGGCACCGACCACTGCATCTCCGACCTCACGGGTCTCCCGGAGCAGCCGGACCGGTTCGCCGGCTGCGAGGTCACCCAGATCGTGAGCTGA
- a CDS encoding SAM-dependent methyltransferase: MDIDTSVPSPARMYDYYLGGKDHFASDRRAAEEIYTQIPDLPEVARDNRAFLRRAVRALADAGIRQFIDVGTGLPTQGSVHEIAQAIDPASRIVYVDNDPIVLAHARALLTSAPEGATAYIDADLRKPEEIFDHPDVRALIDLDQPVGLLMVAVLHFITDEEDPRRLLSRYRSRLAPGSHIALAHATKEDRPPEAVQKMTDVYRRASAPFNFRTREQILSFFDGTDLVEPGLVHCPDWRREPGTRPSRSAGWNFAGVGALPATAL; the protein is encoded by the coding sequence GTGGACATCGACACATCCGTGCCCAGCCCGGCACGCATGTACGACTACTATCTGGGCGGCAAGGACCATTTCGCCTCCGACCGGAGAGCGGCCGAGGAGATCTACACGCAGATCCCCGACCTGCCCGAAGTCGCGCGCGACAACCGTGCCTTTCTGCGGCGCGCGGTGCGAGCCCTGGCCGACGCGGGGATCCGCCAGTTCATCGACGTGGGCACCGGCCTGCCGACCCAGGGCAGCGTGCACGAGATCGCCCAGGCGATCGACCCGGCGTCGCGGATCGTCTACGTCGACAACGACCCGATCGTCCTGGCCCACGCACGCGCGCTGCTGACCAGCGCTCCCGAGGGTGCCACCGCCTATATCGACGCGGACCTGCGGAAACCCGAGGAGATCTTCGACCATCCGGACGTGCGCGCCCTGATCGACCTCGACCAGCCGGTCGGCCTGCTGATGGTCGCCGTGCTGCACTTCATCACCGACGAGGAGGACCCGCGGCGGTTGCTGTCCCGCTACCGGTCCCGGCTGGCGCCCGGCAGTCACATCGCGCTCGCGCACGCGACCAAGGAGGATCGCCCACCCGAGGCCGTCCAGAAGATGACCGACGTCTACCGGCGGGCATCGGCGCCGTTCAACTTCCGGACCAGGGAGCAGATCCTGTCGTTCTTCGACGGGACCGACCTGGTCGAACCCGGCCTGGTCCACTGCCCGGACTGGCGCCGCGAACCGGGCACGCGACCCTCGCGGTCCGCCGGATGGAACTTCGCCGGTGTCGGCGCACTGCCCGCGACCGCGCTCTAG
- a CDS encoding sensor histidine kinase produces MNTRPVATFARTSARVLGRARGRIADAAWFGVSVLIAVGLVGSQLRSATSSLAEVADTAAAAAACLALWWRRRWPVPIAVVLGVLTCLTPAAQVPALVCLGTVASRRPVRPLIAVALVLVAATVTRYVDELSVPRFTLKISSERGDGNGAVNSALLLVIVIAWGLYIRARRQLVASLRERADKAEAEQRLRIEQARSGERARIAREMHDVLAHRISLISLQAGALQVSRRQDDAVAESAALIRTSAHQALEDLRGVIGVLRAGENETSPLVPQPTLADLRRLVEESVRAGMAVSLHEDPGDAYGDVPAHVGRTAYRVVQEGLTNARKHAPGAAVTVRASLGTGLDVEVRNPRGTARADLASPIPGAGQGLVGLSERARLVGGRLEYGWTAKDEFRLAAWLPLRE; encoded by the coding sequence GTGAACACGCGGCCCGTGGCGACCTTCGCCCGCACTTCGGCCCGCGTCCTGGGACGCGCACGCGGGCGGATCGCCGACGCCGCCTGGTTCGGCGTCAGCGTGCTGATCGCCGTCGGTCTGGTCGGATCTCAGCTTCGGTCGGCGACGTCCTCCCTGGCCGAGGTCGCCGACACCGCCGCCGCGGCGGCCGCCTGCCTGGCGCTGTGGTGGCGGCGTCGGTGGCCCGTTCCGATCGCCGTCGTGCTGGGCGTGCTCACCTGTCTCACTCCGGCGGCACAGGTCCCGGCACTGGTCTGTCTGGGCACCGTCGCCAGCCGCAGACCCGTACGCCCGCTCATCGCGGTCGCCCTCGTCCTGGTGGCCGCCACGGTGACGCGCTATGTCGACGAGCTCTCCGTTCCCCGGTTCACGTTGAAGATCTCTTCGGAGCGCGGCGACGGAAACGGCGCCGTCAATTCGGCGCTTCTGCTCGTGATCGTCATCGCCTGGGGGCTGTACATCCGGGCGCGGCGCCAGCTGGTCGCGTCCCTGCGGGAGCGGGCCGACAAGGCCGAGGCCGAGCAGCGGTTGCGGATCGAGCAGGCGCGGAGCGGCGAGCGCGCCCGTATCGCACGGGAGATGCATGACGTCCTGGCCCACCGGATCTCGCTGATCAGCCTGCAGGCCGGCGCATTGCAGGTCAGCCGGCGGCAGGACGACGCCGTCGCCGAGTCCGCCGCGCTGATCCGTACCAGCGCACACCAGGCACTGGAGGACCTGCGCGGGGTGATCGGGGTACTCCGGGCGGGGGAGAACGAGACCTCGCCCCTGGTCCCGCAGCCCACGCTGGCCGACCTGCGCCGGCTCGTCGAGGAGTCCGTACGGGCGGGCATGGCCGTGTCACTGCATGAGGACCCCGGCGACGCGTACGGCGATGTTCCGGCACACGTCGGCCGGACGGCCTATCGCGTGGTGCAGGAGGGACTGACGAACGCGCGCAAGCACGCACCGGGCGCCGCGGTCACGGTCAGGGCGTCGCTCGGTACCGGCCTGGACGTCGAGGTCCGCAATCCGCGCGGGACGGCTCGCGCGGACCTGGCCTCGCCGATTCCAGGCGCCGGCCAAGGGCTCGTAGGCCTGTCCGAACGGGCTAGGCTCGTCGGCGGACGGCTGGAGTACGGATGGACCGCGAAAGACGAGTTCCGGCTCGCCGCCTGGCTGCCTCTTCGGGAGTAG
- a CDS encoding citryl-CoA lyase codes for MNDIDPTGAVAGWWATAVSRMEPGVIELRGHPVQELIGTTSLTSMIWLMLRGELPGAREAALLEAALVAGVDHGPQAPSIAIARMAATCGVGLNSAVASAVNTLGDSHGGAGEQCVELLTEILQAEATGIGLETAVRQVIAARPRYLPGFGHRFHPVDPRRDPLLSLVDSAVADGVVPGDHLRAGRAVEDILNRGRAEPVPMNIDGATAIIYAELGFPAPLARGLFVLSRSIGILAHAWEETEQGRRNKGPIPRSILPAHLP; via the coding sequence ATGAATGACATCGACCCGACCGGGGCCGTCGCCGGCTGGTGGGCGACCGCCGTCTCCCGCATGGAACCCGGCGTCATCGAGCTGCGCGGGCATCCCGTTCAGGAGCTCATCGGGACGACGAGCCTCACCTCGATGATCTGGCTGATGCTGCGCGGCGAGCTGCCCGGCGCACGGGAGGCGGCGCTGCTCGAGGCGGCCCTCGTCGCCGGCGTCGACCACGGGCCACAGGCGCCCTCGATCGCCATCGCGCGCATGGCGGCCACCTGCGGAGTCGGGCTCAACAGCGCCGTCGCCAGCGCCGTCAACACCCTCGGCGACTCGCACGGCGGGGCCGGCGAGCAGTGTGTCGAGCTGCTCACCGAGATCCTCCAGGCCGAGGCCACCGGCATCGGCCTGGAGACCGCCGTCCGGCAGGTCATCGCGGCCCGGCCGCGCTACCTTCCCGGATTCGGGCACCGGTTCCACCCGGTCGATCCGCGCCGGGACCCGCTGCTGTCCCTGGTGGACTCCGCGGTGGCGGACGGTGTCGTCCCCGGTGACCACCTGCGGGCCGGACGGGCGGTGGAGGACATCCTCAACCGCGGGCGCGCCGAACCCGTGCCCATGAACATCGACGGCGCCACCGCCATCATCTACGCCGAGCTCGGCTTCCCGGCGCCGCTGGCCCGTGGCCTGTTCGTCCTGAGCAGGAGCATCGGCATCCTCGCGCACGCCTGGGAGGAGACCGAGCAGGGACGGCGCAACAAGGGCCCGATCCCCCGCTCGATCCTGCCCGCCCATCTTCCCTGA
- a CDS encoding DUF1707 SHOCT-like domain-containing protein, protein MGDSPEAVGPENRPAVPGVRASDDDRERVTVALRAAFAEGRLTMPELEERLAAAYAARTGAELTTLTHDLRVSPPRPAGEAGATPTSTRDVGIIAGFERGGRWMVGRAFRGLAVIGNGEIDLRQARFIDGETTIHATAIIGTITVVVPEDADVHIGGTGIIGGFDHHGEGPGTPGAPRVTITGLAFCGSVQVQRRPAGAEAPDPRLERARRRLERKQRQRERKLSR, encoded by the coding sequence GTGGGAGACTCGCCCGAGGCCGTGGGGCCCGAGAATCGCCCGGCCGTACCCGGCGTCCGAGCGTCCGATGACGACCGCGAGCGCGTCACGGTCGCGCTGCGGGCGGCGTTCGCGGAGGGCCGGCTCACGATGCCGGAGCTGGAGGAGCGGCTGGCCGCGGCCTACGCCGCCAGGACCGGCGCCGAGCTCACGACGCTCACGCACGACCTGAGGGTTTCTCCACCACGGCCGGCCGGCGAGGCAGGCGCGACACCCACCTCGACGAGAGACGTCGGGATCATCGCCGGGTTCGAGCGCGGGGGCCGGTGGATGGTGGGGCGCGCCTTCCGCGGGCTGGCGGTGATCGGCAACGGCGAGATCGACCTCCGTCAGGCGCGGTTCATCGACGGCGAGACGACCATCCACGCCACCGCGATCATCGGCACCATCACCGTCGTGGTGCCCGAGGACGCCGATGTCCACATCGGCGGCACCGGGATCATCGGCGGCTTCGACCATCACGGCGAGGGGCCGGGAACACCCGGTGCGCCCCGCGTCACGATCACCGGCCTGGCGTTCTGCGGGAGTGTCCAGGTCCAGCGGCGTCCCGCCGGTGCGGAGGCACCTGATCCCCGGCTGGAACGCGCCCGGCGCCGGCTCGAGCGCAAACAGAGACAGCGGGAGCGCAAGCTGTCGCGCTGA
- a CDS encoding alpha/beta hydrolase, translated as MKKPENGRLAWPVVVLVAVALAGAVSTAAAGAMTGGRTGQDPHGDPAGQRRFAKFYGQAVTWTSCDIEAIPLQCARVRVPVDWSRPDGPVVSLAVSRHLATGSRRGSLLLDPGGPGASGVDFVPQAVGGIGADLVAAYDLVGWDPRGSGRSHPLTCPAGADAAFASADGSPDTLRERRAYETAAAGWARACMRASGPLFAHVDSLSTARDMDVLRAVLKEDRLDYAGYSYGTVLGYHYADLFPYRVGRMVLDSAGDPTLDYRAWMRGNTSAKEDALNGYLRSCDDRAGCPFHGMTAARARDWLLALLKQADTTPLPVTGGGTVTQSMLYDAVYGQLIQPHTWARLDQVLAALRHGDAGPALEASGEKDTDPPITIANAAPLCLDLPDHRDARQVMADARRGERRQPVFSRPTIAGTNTVCARWPVPPVVRPHPVGAYGAAPILVVGITHDTAGPYAWARSLSRQLTSGRLLTYDGYGHGAVIASACARTAEGRYLIGGVLPAPGTVCRT; from the coding sequence ATGAAGAAACCCGAGAATGGCCGGCTGGCGTGGCCGGTGGTCGTGCTGGTCGCCGTCGCGCTGGCCGGCGCCGTATCGACGGCAGCGGCCGGTGCGATGACCGGTGGCCGGACCGGTCAGGACCCACACGGCGATCCGGCCGGGCAGCGGCGGTTCGCGAAGTTCTACGGGCAGGCGGTGACCTGGACCTCCTGTGACATTGAGGCGATCCCGCTGCAGTGCGCGCGGGTGCGGGTGCCGGTGGACTGGTCCCGGCCGGACGGGCCGGTGGTGTCATTGGCGGTGAGCCGGCACCTGGCCACCGGGAGCCGTCGCGGTTCCCTCCTGCTGGATCCGGGCGGTCCCGGGGCCTCCGGAGTCGACTTCGTGCCCCAGGCCGTGGGCGGGATCGGCGCGGACCTCGTCGCCGCCTATGACCTGGTCGGCTGGGATCCGCGCGGCTCGGGCAGGTCGCACCCGCTGACGTGCCCAGCCGGTGCGGACGCCGCGTTCGCCTCGGCCGACGGCTCACCGGACACCCTGCGCGAACGCCGGGCGTACGAGACGGCGGCAGCCGGCTGGGCGCGGGCGTGCATGCGTGCCTCTGGGCCGCTGTTCGCGCATGTGGACTCTCTCAGCACCGCACGCGACATGGACGTGCTGCGGGCCGTCCTGAAGGAAGACAGGCTGGACTACGCCGGATACTCGTACGGGACCGTGCTCGGCTACCACTACGCCGACCTGTTCCCGTACCGGGTGGGGCGGATGGTCCTCGACAGCGCCGGGGACCCCACGCTCGACTACCGGGCGTGGATGCGGGGCAACACCTCCGCCAAGGAGGACGCCCTGAACGGTTATCTGCGGTCGTGTGACGACCGCGCCGGGTGCCCGTTTCACGGCATGACCGCGGCCCGGGCACGCGACTGGCTGCTCGCGCTGCTCAAGCAGGCCGACACCACGCCGCTGCCGGTCACCGGCGGCGGCACCGTCACCCAGTCGATGCTCTACGACGCCGTGTACGGCCAGCTCATCCAGCCCCACACGTGGGCGCGGCTCGACCAGGTGCTGGCCGCGCTGCGGCACGGGGATGCCGGGCCGGCGTTGGAGGCCTCCGGCGAGAAGGACACCGACCCACCCATCACGATCGCCAACGCCGCGCCGCTCTGCCTGGACCTGCCGGACCACCGGGACGCGCGCCAGGTCATGGCCGACGCGCGACGCGGTGAGCGGCGGCAGCCCGTGTTCTCGCGGCCGACGATCGCCGGCACCAACACCGTCTGCGCACGCTGGCCGGTGCCGCCGGTGGTACGGCCGCATCCGGTCGGGGCGTACGGCGCCGCGCCGATCCTCGTGGTCGGCATCACGCACGACACGGCCGGTCCGTACGCCTGGGCCCGGTCACTCTCCCGGCAGCTGACCAGCGGGCGGCTACTGACCTACGACGGGTACGGCCACGGTGCCGTCATCGCGAGCGCCTGCGCCCGGACGGCGGAGGGCCGGTATCTGATCGGCGGAGTGCTGCCCGCGCCCGGTACGGTCTGCCGTACCTGA
- a CDS encoding ABC-F family ATP-binding cassette domain-containing protein produces MSATLVAKELAAGHGDHALFSGLDLVVSPGEVIGLVGVNGAGKSTLLRTLGGLLAPEDGSVTLSPSSAAVGYLPQETERRDGETVLGFLSRRTGVARAQRELDTATEGLVGGRAGADDEYSAALERWLALGGADLDDRAGEVAAELGLAVALDQPMTSLSGGQAARAGMASLLLSRYDIFLLDEPTNNLDLGGLERLERFVTGLRAGTVLVSHDREFLDRTVTRVVELDLAQQQVNVYGGGYAGYLAEREVARRHARAEYEEYAGRVGSLEDRARTQRDWAAKGVRNARKKARGANGGDNDKVGRNFRVDASEKQASKVRQTERAIERLDVIEEPRKEWELRMEIAAAPRAGALVATLRSAVVRLGAFTLGPVDLQIGWAERVAITGANGAGKSTLLAALLGRTPLTEGHASLGPGVVVGEVDQARALFLGEMPLLDAFGAVVPELPPAEIRTLLAKFGLRAEHVTRPAATLSPGERTRAALALLQARGVNLLVLDEPTNHLDLPAIEQLESALDSYPGTLLLVTHDRRMIDAVHTTRRLRVTDGRVTETDPG; encoded by the coding sequence ATGAGCGCAACCCTTGTCGCGAAGGAACTCGCCGCCGGGCACGGCGACCATGCCCTGTTCTCCGGGCTCGACCTGGTCGTCTCCCCCGGCGAGGTCATCGGCCTCGTCGGGGTCAACGGCGCGGGCAAGTCCACTCTGCTGCGCACCCTCGGAGGCCTGCTCGCCCCCGAGGACGGCTCCGTCACGCTCAGTCCCTCGTCGGCGGCCGTCGGCTATCTGCCGCAGGAAACGGAGCGGCGCGACGGTGAGACCGTGCTCGGCTTCCTCTCCAGGCGTACGGGAGTGGCGCGGGCCCAGCGGGAGCTCGACACCGCGACCGAGGGCCTGGTCGGCGGACGTGCCGGCGCCGACGACGAATACTCGGCCGCCCTGGAGCGATGGCTGGCGCTGGGCGGCGCCGACCTGGACGACCGGGCCGGCGAGGTGGCCGCGGAGCTGGGGCTGGCGGTCGCTCTCGACCAGCCGATGACCTCGCTCTCCGGCGGCCAGGCGGCACGCGCGGGGATGGCGTCGCTGCTGCTCAGCCGCTATGACATCTTCCTGCTCGACGAGCCGACCAACAACCTGGACCTCGGCGGGCTGGAGCGGCTGGAGCGGTTCGTCACGGGCCTGCGGGCCGGCACGGTGCTGGTCAGCCATGACCGTGAGTTCCTGGACCGTACGGTCACCCGGGTGGTGGAGCTGGACCTCGCGCAGCAGCAGGTGAACGTCTACGGCGGCGGCTACGCGGGATACCTGGCCGAGCGTGAGGTCGCGCGCCGGCACGCGCGGGCCGAGTACGAGGAGTACGCGGGCCGGGTCGGCTCGCTGGAGGACCGTGCCCGTACTCAGCGGGACTGGGCGGCCAAGGGCGTCAGGAACGCCAGGAAGAAGGCCAGGGGCGCCAACGGGGGCGACAACGACAAGGTCGGCCGGAACTTCCGCGTCGACGCGAGCGAGAAGCAGGCCTCCAAGGTCCGGCAGACCGAACGCGCGATCGAGCGCCTCGACGTGATCGAGGAACCCCGTAAGGAGTGGGAGCTCCGGATGGAGATCGCCGCCGCTCCCCGTGCCGGTGCCCTGGTCGCGACCCTGCGCTCCGCGGTGGTACGGCTCGGAGCCTTCACCCTGGGCCCCGTCGACCTGCAGATCGGCTGGGCCGAGCGGGTGGCGATCACCGGAGCGAACGGAGCCGGCAAGTCGACGCTGCTGGCGGCGTTGCTGGGCCGGACCCCTCTCACCGAGGGCCACGCCTCGCTCGGTCCCGGTGTGGTCGTCGGCGAGGTCGACCAGGCGCGTGCCCTGTTCCTCGGCGAGATGCCGCTGCTGGACGCCTTCGGCGCGGTGGTCCCGGAGCTGCCGCCGGCCGAGATCCGTACCCTGCTGGCGAAGTTCGGCCTCCGTGCCGAGCACGTGACCCGCCCGGCGGCGACGCTGTCCCCCGGCGAGCGCACCCGTGCGGCCCTCGCCCTGCTCCAGGCGCGTGGCGTGAACCTGCTCGTCCTGGACGAGCCCACCAACCACCTGGACCTTCCGGCGATCGAACAGCTGGAGTCCGCGCTCGACTCTTATCCCGGCACTCTGCTGCTGGTGACCCACGACCGCCGCATGATCGACGCGGTGCACACCACCCGCCGTCTGCGGGTCACCGACGGCCGCGTCACCGAGACGGACCCGGGCTGA